DNA from Tachysurus vachellii isolate PV-2020 chromosome 22, HZAU_Pvac_v1, whole genome shotgun sequence:
CtcatttttgaaaagaaaaacaagcaaagatTCACCCGGAGATTTGGCCGAGATCGAATGGATATACAGAGATGCCAACACTGATGACAAACATACAAAAGAGTTATTCTGTGTCAGTAGTCGAGTGGTTTTAAATGTGCGTCACGAGAAGTGCAAAAAGGCACTAATTACACTGACCACACCCGACTTGGTGAAAAgatgaaatattgtacagtaaatgtgtaaAGATTGGCATCTCAGTATAAGTGAATAGAAAAAAGGCTGCTCAGACATTGTTAAAGGTTTGTTAAAGCTACAGGATGAACATACTTAGTTATTAAagaatgtctgtgtttatatcaCAATCAAAGAagaactaacttttttttttttttactaatttttaTACTCGTTATTTTTTTCACTAATAATATCCAAACATACAGTTTGTTATTTGTGGGATGAAGGAACGTGTAgacaaaatttttaattttttttttgcactcaaCTGTATACAAGTGGAACGAGAAACGATTAGTAACGACGCAAAACAATTTATGGGACGTAGATAACAACACCTGCACCAGGTAACGCGACAGAAGCGGACACTTTCTGCTTAAACCCAAAGCCGAACAGCCTGAATGAACGTTCTGCGCAAGGAAAACAGCAGCCGGCCCGGAGCACCTGTATCagactttactttactttaggACGAGTCCGCGTGAACCCGCAGTGGCTTACTCTAATTTCTGATTGGCCTGAATGAAGTGGGTGGAGTCTGAGTATATCAAGATTAGGAGCTGCCTCCGTGCTCCATGTTGGAGGAAGGCTGAGCAGGCTTGTGGAACGGAGTCTCCTTATAGATGAACCAACAGTTTCCTGCCCACAGGATGAGATTGAGGAAGCCAAAGACctgaagaaatgaacagaagttTTATtaactccctcacacacacacacacacactttttttattagttgtttGTCTCACCACAGAGGAATTAAGGCGTCCCATGGCAGGGAAGATCTTGGTCACACACTTTGGACTGCAGTAATCGAGCAGCGTATCGGGGTTGGTGGCATATTTCACGTCAGTCAGTCCTTTTCCCCACGCAGAGGACGAGACCAGCCACAGGAACGCAAAGATCCCAGTCAAAACCAGATCCTGTAgggaaaaacaacagcaacatgcAGAGGGGTGGAGCAGTCAGGAGCCGACCTTTATTGCCCATTTGTACGTCTGTACATGTTCCTGCATATCTGCAGATTAATCCCTGCTGTGAAACTCATCATTCATACTGTGTCTTTAgtcagatttaaaacattacTGGGCCTGGCCTAAGCTGGAAaggtgtttatttctttctttttttttaatttattaaatccctgaAATTATTTTACTTCGAAGTGTCCTGTGAAATTTCCTAACAGATTTATACAGTTCTATTTccctaaatataaacaaactagtAGTTAATTTAATCCACCTACGTTATGGCTAAAGAGGAGTTTAATCATGATGCTGTAAAGCCATTGCTCTCTTTCAGTATCTCATGAACATCGTATTTGGTTCGTGTCTGTATGAAAGCATGCTGAAGGATCCCAGTCCTGACGTACACCACCAGTTTAAACCAGAAAAGCAAACTTTCttaacagatagacagatagatagatagatatggatcCTTAGAACATCAATCTATCACTGTTTATCATTctgcctctttctttctttcgttacTGTGTTTTAGGGGATGTCTAATGGACCCCATTCCCGCTGACTCACAACAATGGGTCCTCGGGTGGTTTCCCTGTAGACGTGCTGGTAGCCCAGGTACAGTATGAGGGTGAAGGTGCAGTACAGGAAACCAAAGACGCCCACAGACACAAAGAACTCGGCGGAGGATGAGAAGTCACCCCTCAGGAAGGTGGAGTTGGGGGGTTGGCTGGAATTGCAGCTCGGGATGTTAAACGGTTGACTCTGAagtctgagagagtgagagagtgagaaataaAGCAGCTATATACTGACAGGTCTAATCAAGTTTTACTCAGATAAATGACTGGTCAGATAATACTGacactactaatactaatactgatAGATACATGACTTACAGATCTGTTCtgtataaggaataaaatgccAGGAAATgcggttataggaaaataatcctctTTTGCCACAGTTAGTGATTTTCCAACactaacaatatttttttaaataaacaaacaccacaTCCTGctacttttaatttattttgaacatttatgGTTACATATTTATGGTTAATGCTGTGGAACGTGTTCGTTCCTGTTAACCCTTATGTTACGGCAGCTATAAACACCAGTTTATGTGATAAATCACCAACACTTGAGACTCTTTATAATTACACCACGTGTTTCTCATTTGGTCTAAATATGTGAGGTTTACACATCCGTACAATAACAATAAGACCGCGTGACTGAACGTGCTGTCGTTTACCTGAACGGATAGCCGAAATGTGCAGTAATTTCATGTGGAACTTTATCTGGACAGTTGAGCAGCATGGTCAGGGACCCCACGTATCCGCCAGTAGTGGCGAAGGCGAAGATGGTGAAGAGCTGCAACACAAGTACCGCATTAGACACGGATCGTGCAGGAACAAAACCTTCTTTAGCTACATGCAGTTCTTCAGTCAGTGTATAAGCTTGAGAACCGTTTTAACAATGTCACAGCCACGGTGAACAATTACAGAGGCAAGCATCAGTCATTTAAAAACCCAAACTACTACTTTAATATTACCGTTTTAACTTCCTCAATCTTTTCGAAGACGTTAATGTCACGAGGCTGAGCATTATCCATGTCTAACATTCGCTAAATAATATCACTAAAAGTCGAGGCGAGTGATTGTGGCTATAATCCTACAGGAAATGCAATGTGAAGGCCACAGATTGTTATTCACAGCGGGGCTTCCAAAgctgaaaataataaagatttcaGAAAAGCACTAAATTATGAAaagcattgttttttattttctttgggtttttttttttttacctcctgaccaatcaggataCAAGTTTGGCACGATTAAGTAAAACAAACACGTTCTGGTGGAAAGACGAGTCTTTTTGAAGAATGAACGTAAGGTAAATATTTCATTGGCCACATTCCAATGTTGTGAAGTAACTTGTGTATTTTTGGGATGTTCCCCATCACGTGTTCTCCGACGCCACACGTACACTGAAGAGTCGCACAAGCAGATTGAATTGTGTTGCTTTTCTTCAACCTCCTGATCACGAAGAGTTACACCAGTCTTCGTTTCATCCGCATTAATGATAATGATCAAATCTAATCGAGATGGTAAACTGTGGCACTTAAGAGCGTTTGTATAATTAActaattactgtgtgtgtgtgtcacgtgtACATATTGTATGCATTTTTGTACGCgttggttttttgttttcttttttttaatctctctctttccttctccttTACTTCCCTCTATTTGTCTTTGCCCTCACTGTATTTCTCTGACTCAGCTTCCACGGTCAAATCCTTGTGACCGCCACTTCCTTTCTATCAGGAAGACCCAGCTAACAGGTCGCTCTAGGAACCACCTGAGTCATCAGCCCTGGGTTTGTTCTGCTGACGCGGACATTAGGGTCAGAGACGCCCAAACGATGCTGGAACCTGGTCGTTCTCCGAGGGAGAGCGGGATCACTGCACGACCGACAACGGTGGCCATAACAGGGCTGATGGAGGACAGACGTGTGCGGTATTGTAAACAAAGCAAGCATGGTGCCGGATGAGGGGAAGGGATTCCTTTCAGTGCTGTCTTTTTTCACACCAGGGGAATTTAATCCTCCGCAGATTGAGCTCACATAATGATTAATGAACAGAAGCACAGCTTTTTACACGAATACAGATTAATATTACCTTAACAGTTTTCCGCgtatcaatcttttttttttataagattgAGAATTTCTCATTTGTCTTAGAACGTCATCAGATCTCGATGGTCGACGGTGGTTAATAATTACACCCAGTTAAAACCCGTCTAAATTTATCTCTGTTGGACAGAGATTCCCTCCTCGCTGCCAGATTAAAGTAGCCGGAGCACCTTCAGATTCTCACACTCATCGTGTACAGAATAAACCACGCCAGCTCGCCTGTTGAATCTGCATCGTGGCCCGGGTTTCTGATTCCTTCacatttttccttttcactTTTCTCTTAGCTTCTCTTAGGGattgggtgtgtctgtgtgaggaaGATGTGTAGGGGATGAATCTGAATCTGGTATTTTAGTTGTGCGTGTAATTCTCAATATTGTGTCTGTTACTAAAGACAGTACTCTAGCATAGAAAGAAATGATTAGAGGTgagttttactttctttactttAGCTCAAGCCCTCAGGCAACAGTGTATTAATGACATGTCAACATGACATGACTTGAGTATGCACAagataagtgttttttttttggttttttttattaattagaaAATAGCCAGCGGGTAAAAATATTAGTACCGCACAGCCCTAACAAACCACCAACAGAGTGGCAGGTCATCAGCTTTCACACTGAGGTTTTGTTGAACACTTTAACTTTCCCTTTGGTTTTCTGCATGCAAAGCAAACCATAAGCGGTGATCATCAGCTCTGTTTCTCCACGGCAGGTGTTTGGTGTGAGGCTTCCTGGCACCCACAATGAGCACATGGTGCTCACGTTCATGCCAGAACACACACCTACAGGTTGCCGTTAAAGAGCGTCTTTGTTTCTAATGAACTGTTTGACTGCACGCTTCGTGACgctgtttcatttttaatactcCACAGAGCCTCGTCTGAAAAGCTCTCATTCAGATCGTCTCTCGTTCATCTTACTGTACTTCATATCGGCATCGTTCGCTTTTAATCTCATCCCGACACGTTCGACTGAGTTCCAGACATCGCAGGAATTctgttcttcatcatcatcatccctccTAACACTTGGCCAGCTGCGATGTTATTTCTTAATTATCTTGTTAAAGATAAATGTCATCACGCTACACAACACGCTGCGAGATATCATGGAGCTTGTGATATCCTTAATCAGAGTGCAATTTTCTGTCGATGCTGAATTTATTCTTGTAGACGTTCTTCTGGACTTCTGTGATGTGATACTTCTGCAATATTGCGTTTCATTCTTCTAATTATAAACCTCTGTACGCCGTTGATGATAAACTCGCCCCTGCTTTTCAATACCGTGATTTGATTTCTTAATCACTTTATTATCGTTCACTTATTGAAGACGTCGCTGCTGGATAAGGTCCAATGTTGAATGAGTGCTTAAAGATCAAGCTATAAAACCGCTGCTGTACAGAACAGGAGGTTGTTGATCTTTAACCATGtagttattttttaacacacagCGGATACTGTGTCAGCGCAGACCACCTAAAGGTTTTTCTGTTAACACAAATTCTCATCTAACGTTTggaaaaagcaaagcaaaccACACTAGCCACCTGCTTGTTGTTGTGGACTAGTCGGCTACCATAAAgccatgtttgtgtgttaaacagGACGCTGCACGTTTCCTGGTAACTCCCCTCCTGCTTTAGTGTGCTCACGATATGAACTGCCCGACTTCTCCCGCCTTaatcaaacaaaaagaaacttcCTTTATGAGAATGGCTGCTTCTGCACCTTAGGCCGAGACAAGGATAGAGGGATaaaagcaagtgtgtgtgtgagctgctggCATCTATTtccatgcacatgcacatactaTAAAATGTTCCTTGGCTGGTTTTCAATGCTGTCTGAAATGCTACACCTGTTAATTAACATTGCACCCTGGTTGTGTAACAGCACCCTGGTTGTGTAAAACATTACGCCATTTGGACAGAACACAGACCGGGCCGGCCATGTGACCCACGTCGTGATTCTAACATCCGTTCTCTGACATGGTTCGGATTTCAATCCGTTCTTTTTCTGGTGGTGAGGAGATCATTTCAGTATTTATACTATGTGTTTgctgtgagagcgagcgagagacacacactcacacggacagacacacagcttagaaaaaaaaaaagatgtatttaCAAGGTAAACACAGctcttcttttttaaactgtaGTTGTGTTTAAACGAAAAGCACGCACGTTAAACCTTCTCCACGCTTTAATCTTGTGCTCAAACACGAACAACTGTAACTGATATAAGGTTGCGATGCAGAGCAGCTGGAGCTGAGAATATTACTAAAGGGTGTGGAAGTgggagtgtttgtgtctatgtggaCATGTAGCTTTGCAGGGCATTCAGCTGACTGTTGCTCAAGCGTGCGTACAGAACCGATCTACCGATCCTGATTCAGGTTCACACAACAACATCTGTAAATACTGGGAAAAAAGATCTTTGGCTGTAAGACTGTGTCAGGAATTTGCATCGGTGTGATTTGCATGGCTGACTCGAGTCCAGATGAAGCAGCAGGTCGTTTGACTTTGAATGAAAAAAGCAAGGCGCAAAAATTCTAAGCAAAACCGCTTCAATGATTCGTTGTGACTTCAACAAACAAGATATTTTGTGTCTAAACAATTCTT
Protein-coding regions in this window:
- the sypl2a gene encoding synaptophysin-like protein 2a, whose amino-acid sequence is MEFLQKLLTGFKLDLGPLKEPLGFIRLLEWLFTIFAFATTGGYVGSLTMLLNCPDKVPHEITAHFGYPFRLQSQPFNIPSCNSSQPPNSTFLRGDFSSSAEFFVSVGVFGFLYCTFTLILYLGYQHVYRETTRGPIVDLVLTGIFAFLWLVSSSAWGKGLTDVKYATNPDTLLDYCSPKCVTKIFPAMGRLNSSVVFGFLNLILWAGNCWFIYKETPFHKPAQPSSNMEHGGSS